The proteins below come from a single Nitrosospira sp. Is2 genomic window:
- the purH gene encoding bifunctional phosphoribosylaminoimidazolecarboxamide formyltransferase/IMP cyclohydrolase, with protein sequence MSIKKALISVSDKTGIVEFARELSHLGVAILSTGGTAKLLKDAGLEVTEVGDYTGFTEMLDGRVKTLHPKIHAGILARKDLPEHMAAIEKAAIPTIELVVVNLYPFTQTVARLDFTFDEAIENIDIGGPAMVRAAAKNYRSVGVVTDPADYAPVLTEIKSSGAVSPEYRFRLACKAFSHTAAYDSAISNYLTSLEGEGGERQAFPERLNLNFNIAQDLRYGENPHQQAAFYREREPAAGSLASYTQLQGKELSYNNIADADAAWECVKTFELPACVIIKHANPCGVAVSDTPLAAYKLAFATDPTSAFGGIIAFNRVLDGPAAEAVSKQFVEVIIAPQLTSEAQQILARKTNVRVLTVPFQTGSNAFDFKRVGGGLLVQTPDTLNVTAAQLKVVTKAQPTPQQLQDLLFAWRVAKFVKSNAIVFCANGQTLGVGAGQMSRVDSARIASIKAQNAGLSLAGSAVASDAFFPFRDGLDIVVQAGAASVIQPGGSVRDEEVIAAADEQGVAIVFTGVRHFRH encoded by the coding sequence ATGTCCATTAAAAAAGCCCTCATCAGTGTTTCCGACAAAACCGGCATTGTCGAATTTGCGCGCGAGCTAAGCCATCTCGGCGTAGCGATTCTCTCCACCGGCGGCACTGCCAAGCTCTTAAAGGATGCCGGCCTGGAGGTGACCGAAGTCGGCGACTACACCGGTTTTACGGAAATGCTCGATGGACGGGTCAAAACCCTGCATCCGAAAATACACGCCGGGATTCTGGCGCGAAAAGACCTCCCCGAGCACATGGCGGCCATCGAAAAGGCTGCCATCCCAACCATCGAGTTGGTGGTGGTGAATCTTTATCCCTTTACGCAAACCGTGGCTCGCCTCGATTTCACGTTCGACGAAGCCATCGAGAATATCGATATTGGCGGCCCGGCCATGGTTCGCGCCGCGGCAAAGAACTACAGGAGCGTCGGTGTCGTCACCGATCCGGCAGACTATGCCCCGGTATTGACCGAGATCAAGTCATCCGGCGCGGTTTCCCCGGAGTACCGCTTCCGCCTGGCCTGCAAGGCATTCTCGCATACCGCCGCTTACGACAGCGCCATCAGCAATTACCTCACTTCGCTGGAAGGCGAAGGCGGAGAGCGCCAGGCATTTCCCGAGCGGCTTAATCTCAATTTCAATATTGCCCAGGATTTGCGGTACGGCGAAAACCCCCATCAGCAGGCTGCCTTCTACCGCGAGCGGGAACCCGCGGCGGGAAGCCTTGCGAGCTATACGCAGTTGCAGGGCAAGGAACTCTCATACAACAATATCGCCGATGCGGATGCCGCGTGGGAATGCGTCAAAACCTTTGAGTTGCCCGCCTGCGTCATCATCAAGCATGCCAACCCCTGTGGCGTGGCTGTATCCGATACGCCGCTGGCCGCATACAAGCTCGCTTTTGCCACCGATCCCACCTCCGCTTTCGGCGGCATCATCGCTTTCAACCGTGTGCTGGACGGCCCGGCAGCGGAGGCAGTGAGCAAGCAATTCGTCGAAGTGATCATCGCCCCGCAACTCACCAGCGAGGCCCAGCAGATACTCGCCCGCAAAACCAACGTACGTGTGCTGACCGTGCCTTTCCAGACCGGTAGCAACGCCTTTGACTTCAAGCGCGTGGGCGGGGGGCTGCTGGTACAGACACCGGATACGCTTAATGTCACAGCCGCGCAACTGAAAGTTGTGACCAAGGCGCAGCCGACGCCGCAGCAACTTCAGGATTTGCTGTTTGCGTGGCGCGTGGCAAAATTCGTGAAATCCAATGCCATCGTGTTTTGCGCTAACGGTCAGACGCTCGGCGTGGGGGCGGGGCAGATGAGCCGGGTGGATAGCGCCCGCATCGCCTCCATTAAAGCGCAGAATGCCGGACTTAGTCTCGCCGGTTCAGCGGTCGCCTCGGACGCGTTCTTCCCTTTTCGCGATGGGCTGGATATCGTCGTTCAGGCGGGAGCCGCCTCGGTCATCCAGCCTGGTGGCAGCGTGCGCGACGAAGAAGTTATAGCTGCCGCGGATGAGCAGGGAGTGGCGATTGTGTTCACCGGCGTACGCCATTTCAGGCACTGA
- the purD gene encoding phosphoribosylamine--glycine ligase: MKLLVIGGGGREHALAWKLLKSHRTARPMTVYVAPGNAGTALEEGLENLPITAIPELVEFAKKESIGFTVVGPEAPLAEGIVDAFRAAGLKIFGPTRQAARLETSKDYAKAFMQRHGIPTAAYATFTSAAEAHRYLDEKGAPIVIKADGLAAGKGVVVAVTLEEAHAAVDAMLAEDHAQGGNAAARVVIEEFLEGEEVSFIVMSDGHHVLPLATSQDHKRLKEGDQGPNTGGMGAYSPAPMITPTLHARIMREVIQPAVNGMAQDGERYTGFLYAGLMITPNGGIKVLEFNCRMGDPETEVIMLRLKSNFITLIEHGIYGNLNKIEAEWDRRTALGVVLAAEGYPNSPRKGDAIHGLKEAQAMETQEKDFFIFHAGTALGGENGKEIITAGGRVLCVAALADSVKVAQRRAYEIADQIHFDGCQLRHDIGYRAINHPRK; encoded by the coding sequence ATGAAACTACTTGTAATCGGCGGCGGCGGCAGGGAGCATGCTTTGGCCTGGAAGCTGCTCAAGTCGCACCGTACCGCCCGCCCCATGACTGTTTATGTCGCTCCTGGAAACGCGGGCACAGCGCTGGAGGAGGGCCTGGAAAATCTTCCCATCACGGCTATCCCCGAGCTGGTCGAATTCGCAAAAAAAGAATCGATCGGGTTCACCGTAGTCGGGCCCGAGGCGCCTCTGGCCGAGGGCATCGTCGATGCGTTCCGCGCGGCTGGCCTGAAGATTTTTGGACCCACGAGGCAAGCTGCGCGCTTGGAAACCTCCAAGGATTACGCCAAGGCATTCATGCAGCGCCACGGCATTCCCACCGCCGCTTACGCAACCTTTACTTCCGCAGCTGAGGCCCATCGCTATCTGGATGAGAAGGGCGCGCCTATCGTCATCAAGGCCGACGGACTGGCGGCCGGCAAAGGCGTGGTAGTGGCGGTGACGCTCGAAGAAGCACATGCGGCGGTCGATGCCATGTTGGCGGAAGATCATGCACAGGGCGGTAACGCCGCTGCGCGGGTTGTGATCGAGGAGTTTCTGGAAGGCGAGGAAGTCAGCTTTATTGTGATGTCAGACGGCCATCATGTGCTGCCGCTTGCAACCAGTCAGGATCACAAGCGCCTCAAGGAAGGCGACCAGGGACCCAACACCGGCGGAATGGGCGCCTACTCGCCCGCCCCCATGATTACGCCGACCCTGCACGCGAGGATCATGCGCGAGGTCATCCAACCGGCGGTAAACGGCATGGCGCAGGATGGTGAACGCTACACCGGCTTTCTCTATGCCGGCCTGATGATTACGCCCAATGGCGGCATCAAGGTGCTCGAGTTCAATTGTCGCATGGGCGACCCGGAAACCGAGGTCATCATGTTGCGCCTGAAAAGCAATTTCATCACCCTGATCGAGCATGGGATATACGGAAACCTTAACAAAATAGAGGCTGAGTGGGATCGCCGCACCGCCTTGGGCGTGGTGCTCGCGGCAGAGGGTTATCCCAATTCGCCGCGCAAGGGAGATGCGATTCATGGTTTGAAGGAAGCTCAGGCCATGGAAACGCAGGAAAAAGATTTTTTCATATTCCACGCCGGCACGGCCTTGGGTGGGGAGAACGGCAAGGAGATCATAACTGCGGGAGGTCGCGTGCTATGCGTTGCCGCGCTTGCCGATAGTGTCAAGGTGGCGCAACGCCGGGCCTATGAAATCGCCGACCAGATCCATTTCGACGGCTGCCAGCTGCGCCACGACATTGGCTACCGGGCAATCAATCATCCCCGCAAATAG
- the hemF gene encoding oxygen-dependent coproporphyrinogen oxidase, with product MSNASTAQQAREFFTGLQQRIVERIEEVDGTRFRRDQWERAEGGGGLSCVMEEGNVLERGGVNYSHVFGGGLPASATAARPELSGRGFEAMGVSLVLHPRNPYAPTVHLNVRYLEARKEGAEPVWWFGGGMDLTPYYGFEEDAVHFHQTCKNALQPFGGDYYPRFKKWCDEYFYLKHRKEPRGIGGIFFDDLGKPDFESCFNLTQSVGDHFLEAYVPILERRLNTPYGERERDFQAYRRGRYVEFNLVWDRGTLFGLQSGGRTESILMSLPPIVKWRYDWKPEAGSAEDRLYKDFLIGKDWV from the coding sequence ATGAGCAATGCAAGCACCGCACAGCAAGCCAGGGAGTTTTTTACCGGACTTCAGCAACGCATTGTCGAGCGGATTGAAGAGGTGGACGGTACGCGTTTCCGCCGCGACCAATGGGAACGCGCCGAGGGCGGCGGCGGCCTGAGCTGCGTGATGGAAGAGGGTAACGTGCTCGAGCGCGGAGGCGTGAATTACTCGCACGTGTTCGGCGGCGGCCTGCCTGCTTCCGCCACGGCTGCGAGGCCCGAACTATCGGGGCGTGGGTTCGAGGCCATGGGCGTATCGCTCGTGCTGCATCCCCGCAACCCGTATGCGCCTACTGTGCATCTGAATGTGCGCTATCTCGAAGCGCGCAAGGAAGGCGCCGAGCCGGTCTGGTGGTTCGGCGGCGGCATGGATTTGACGCCCTATTATGGATTCGAGGAAGACGCTGTTCATTTCCACCAGACATGCAAAAACGCATTGCAGCCTTTTGGCGGGGACTACTACCCCCGCTTCAAGAAGTGGTGCGACGAGTATTTTTACCTTAAACACCGCAAGGAGCCGCGCGGCATCGGCGGCATTTTCTTCGATGATTTAGGCAAGCCCGATTTCGAAAGCTGCTTCAACCTCACCCAAAGCGTGGGCGATCATTTTCTTGAAGCCTACGTACCGATACTGGAGCGCCGCCTGAATACGCCTTACGGCGAACGCGAACGCGATTTCCAGGCATACCGCCGCGGCCGCTATGTTGAGTTCAACCTCGTGTGGGACAGGGGAACACTATTCGGCCTGCAATCGGGCGGTCGAACGGAATCGATTCTCATGTCGCTACCGCCAATCGTGAAATGGCGCTATGACTGGAAACCCGAGGCGGGCAGTGCAGAAGATAGGCTATACAAGGATTTTTTGATTGGGAAGGATTGGGTGTAA
- a CDS encoding tyrosine-type recombinase/integrase has protein sequence MKLNDVAARKAKPEAKPYKMADGGGMYLEVMPNGSKYWRFKYRFGGKEKRLAFGVYPDVPLSLARERREKARKLLAEVIDPGEVKHQSKRAKRENAENSFEAVAREWFTKHRHTWAASHANKIINRLENDVFPWIGSKPIADIKAPELLGVLRRTESRGALDTAHRVKQNCGQVFRYAVATGRAERDPSQDLRSAIPPAKKNHFASITDPVQVGELLRAIQAFRGTFVVQTALRLAPLLFVRPGELRRAEWKDFDLDKAEWRYFVTKTKTEHSVPLADRAVAMLRDLYALTGHGHYVFPGRDPKKPMSDAAVNAALRRMGYDTKTEITGHGFRAMARTILAEELHQKPEVIEHQLAHKVPDTLGTAYNRTKFLKERREMMQLWADYLDELVSGAEVVQLRA, from the coding sequence ATGAAGCTGAACGATGTGGCGGCACGCAAGGCAAAGCCGGAAGCCAAGCCATATAAGATGGCCGACGGCGGGGGAATGTACCTTGAAGTGATGCCGAACGGCTCAAAATACTGGCGCTTCAAGTACCGTTTTGGAGGAAAAGAAAAGCGTCTTGCTTTTGGTGTTTATCCTGACGTTCCCCTCAGCCTTGCTCGTGAACGCCGCGAAAAAGCCCGTAAGCTGCTCGCTGAGGTAATTGATCCCGGCGAAGTCAAGCATCAATCTAAACGAGCGAAGAGGGAGAACGCCGAAAACAGTTTTGAGGCCGTGGCCCGTGAATGGTTTACGAAACATCGGCATACCTGGGCTGCAAGTCATGCGAATAAGATCATCAACAGATTGGAGAATGACGTTTTCCCGTGGATTGGGAGCAAGCCGATTGCGGACATTAAGGCCCCTGAATTATTGGGCGTACTCAGACGTACCGAAAGCAGAGGGGCCTTAGATACGGCGCACCGCGTAAAGCAGAATTGCGGACAAGTCTTTCGCTACGCTGTTGCTACCGGGAGGGCGGAGCGCGATCCGTCGCAGGATTTGAGAAGCGCTATACCACCAGCCAAGAAAAATCATTTTGCGTCAATTACTGATCCGGTACAGGTTGGAGAACTACTGCGGGCGATTCAGGCTTTCCGAGGGACATTTGTTGTGCAAACTGCCTTGCGTCTTGCCCCTTTGCTGTTTGTGCGGCCCGGCGAACTCCGTCGGGCTGAATGGAAAGATTTTGATCTTGATAAAGCTGAGTGGCGTTATTTTGTCACTAAGACGAAGACGGAGCATTCTGTGCCGTTAGCTGATCGAGCTGTCGCGATGTTGCGTGATCTATATGCTCTAACTGGACATGGGCATTACGTTTTCCCCGGACGTGATCCGAAAAAACCCATGAGCGATGCGGCTGTCAATGCCGCGTTGCGTCGCATGGGGTATGACACCAAAACCGAGATCACTGGACACGGGTTTAGAGCAATGGCGCGAACAATTCTTGCGGAAGAGTTGCATCAAAAGCCGGAAGTTATCGAACACCAATTGGCACATAAAGTGCCTGATACGCTTGGCACTGCATACAACCGCACAAAGTTTTTAAAAGAGCGTCGCGAGATGATGCAGTTGTGGGCGGATTATCTCGACGAGCTGGTGTCAGGTGCAGAAGTTGTACAACTTCGAGCATAA
- a CDS encoding helix-turn-helix transcriptional regulator — protein MENATPQALPQFYRLPQLKARLNVSGSAIWAWIKKGTFPKPIKLSENTTAWNAADVEAWAQSRIEASK, from the coding sequence ATGGAAAACGCAACGCCACAGGCTCTCCCGCAGTTCTACCGTCTGCCACAACTGAAAGCCCGCCTCAACGTATCAGGTTCGGCAATTTGGGCTTGGATAAAAAAAGGTACTTTTCCAAAGCCCATTAAGTTGTCCGAGAACACTACCGCTTGGAATGCGGCAGATGTCGAAGCATGGGCACAATCCCGAATAGAAGCCAGCAAATAA
- a CDS encoding helix-turn-helix domain-containing protein: MDKKIGHPKAAHTTQSNYNDNSAHSQRMRLLKKLRESNLTTIEARRDLDILMPAARVFELRAIGHDIATVWTTAPTDCGRTHRIARYVLAPEVGRE, translated from the coding sequence ATGGACAAAAAAATAGGCCACCCAAAGGCAGCCCATACTACGCAATCCAACTATAACGATAATAGCGCCCATTCGCAACGGATGAGGCTGCTGAAGAAATTACGCGAGTCGAACCTCACTACCATTGAAGCCAGGCGTGATCTGGATATTTTGATGCCTGCCGCGAGAGTATTCGAGTTACGCGCAATAGGACATGACATAGCAACGGTCTGGACGACTGCGCCAACAGATTGCGGGCGTACCCATCGCATTGCCCGCTATGTGCTGGCGCCGGAGGTAGGCCGTGAATGA
- a CDS encoding HAF repeat-containing PEP-CTERM protein, with the protein MKRIFHLNIRGFILAAAFSAGLGFGTSASAEHSFLIDLNSRTVTELGTLGGDGTVAADLNDGAQVVGYSYTAEGSYRGFITGPNGMGMRDLGTLGGNNFSRAYGINEAGQVVGSSSPSNDLYEHAFITGPDGTGMRDLGTLGSFGSTAVGINNAGQVTGYSNQAGFITGPDGMGMRDLGTFGQGAVFITPRSINGAGQVVGSSGASDLPSQAFITGPDGTGFRNLGSLGGNDSVATGINDAGQTVGASLTAERTYHAFITGPDGMGMTDLGTLGGNDSAALDINDAGQVVGNSATAEGGRSVFITGPNGEGMMDLNSLVNLPPRVTLTDAVAINNNGQVIAMGLIPEPETYALMIAGLGLLGFMVRRKKGSEQQVSLLICVISLIFQGKAVRASPAVKIVFLDCPCK; encoded by the coding sequence GTGAAAAGAATTTTTCATCTTAACATCCGTGGCTTTATCCTCGCTGCTGCATTTTCTGCTGGTCTGGGTTTCGGCACCAGTGCCTCCGCTGAACATTCATTCCTCATCGACCTCAACAGCAGGACAGTAACCGAACTTGGAACTTTAGGCGGCGATGGTACGGTCGCCGCGGACCTCAACGACGGGGCGCAGGTGGTGGGATATTCATACACGGCTGAAGGTAGTTACCGTGGCTTCATCACCGGCCCTAATGGCATGGGGATGAGAGATCTTGGGACTTTAGGTGGTAATAATTTTAGCCGTGCTTATGGCATCAACGAGGCGGGACAGGTGGTAGGATCTTCTTCTCCCTCTAATGACCTATATGAGCACGCTTTTATCACCGGCCCTGATGGCACGGGGATGAGGGACCTTGGCACTTTAGGCAGTTTTGGCAGCACTGCAGTTGGCATCAACAATGCCGGTCAGGTGACGGGATATTCTAATCAGGCAGGCTTCATTACCGGGCCCGATGGAATGGGCATGAGAGACCTTGGCACTTTCGGCCAGGGGGCGGTTTTCATCACACCTCGTAGCATCAACGGTGCCGGGCAGGTGGTTGGGTCTTCTGGAGCATCAGATTTACCTAGCCAAGCTTTCATCACCGGCCCCGACGGGACGGGGTTCAGAAACCTTGGCAGCCTCGGTGGGAATGATAGCGTTGCCACAGGCATTAACGATGCCGGACAGACGGTGGGAGCTTCTCTCACGGCTGAACGCACTTACCATGCCTTCATTACCGGTCCGGATGGAATGGGTATGACGGATCTTGGCACTTTAGGCGGTAATGATAGTGCTGCTCTGGACATCAACGACGCGGGCCAGGTGGTGGGTAATTCTGCCACGGCCGAAGGTGGCCGTTCTGTTTTTATTACCGGCCCTAATGGGGAAGGCATGATGGATCTCAATTCCCTAGTTAATCTTCCACCGCGGGTAACTCTAACAGACGCCGTGGCCATCAATAACAACGGGCAAGTGATTGCGATGGGTTTAATCCCCGAACCTGAAACGTATGCCTTAATGATTGCGGGTCTGGGATTGCTCGGATTTATGGTACGGCGCAAAAAAGGCAGCGAGCAGCAAGTCTCGTTACTCATATGTGTCATTTCTTTAATTTTCCAAGGAAAGGCGGTCCGGGCATCGCCCGCGGTAAAAATAGTTTTTCTCGATTGTCCGTGCAAATAA
- a CDS encoding PEP-CTERM sorting domain-containing protein, giving the protein MKIIRGFKVRGFILAAAFSGSLGFGTHVAAQEELGRSYLIDLNSKMVTDLGTLGGNNSIATGVNDAGQVAGYSDTAGGVIHAFITGPDGTGMKDLGDLGSSYSYAYGINDAGQVVGYAVANGYYHAFITGPDGMGMRDLGTLASGYYSRAYGINNGGQVVGDSDGYAFITGPDGMAMRGLGTLNGDNSIAYGINDAGQVMGDSNGRAFITGPDGMAMRDLGTLGGYSSSASGINGVGQVVGYSDPGTGEGLSHAFITGSDGMDMRDLGDLGGNLSVALGINDAGQVAGWSDTAGGDQHAFITGPNGANMMDLNSLVHLPPGVTLIEAHGLNNAGQVIALATIVPEPEVYALFLAGLGLVGLIAHRRGINKGVF; this is encoded by the coding sequence ATGAAAATCATCCGTGGCTTCAAAGTTCGTGGCTTTATCCTTGCTGCGGCATTTTCTGGGAGTCTGGGTTTCGGCACCCATGTCGCAGCCCAAGAAGAATTAGGCCGTTCATACCTCATTGACCTAAACAGCAAGATGGTGACGGACCTTGGTACTTTAGGCGGCAATAACAGCATTGCTACTGGGGTCAACGACGCCGGGCAGGTAGCGGGCTATTCTGACACGGCTGGAGGCGTCATCCACGCTTTCATCACCGGCCCCGACGGGACTGGCATGAAAGACCTCGGCGATCTGGGCAGTAGTTACAGCTATGCTTATGGCATCAACGATGCCGGACAGGTGGTCGGTTATGCTGTGGCTAACGGCTATTACCATGCGTTCATCACCGGCCCCGACGGGATGGGCATGAGAGATCTCGGCACTTTAGCTAGTGGTTATTACAGCCGTGCTTATGGTATCAACAATGGCGGGCAGGTGGTGGGTGATTCCGACGGCTATGCTTTTATTACCGGCCCCGATGGGATGGCTATGAGAGGCCTCGGCACTTTAAATGGTGATAACAGTATTGCTTATGGCATCAACGATGCCGGGCAAGTGATGGGTGATTCTAACGGCCGTGCTTTCATCACCGGCCCCGACGGCATGGCCATGAGAGACCTCGGCACCTTGGGCGGTTATAGCAGCTCTGCTAGTGGCATCAACGGCGTGGGTCAGGTTGTGGGTTATTCTGACCCGGGCACTGGTGAGGGCCTTTCACATGCTTTCATTACCGGGTCCGACGGAATGGATATGAGGGACCTCGGTGATTTGGGCGGTAATCTCAGCGTTGCTCTTGGTATCAACGACGCCGGACAGGTGGCGGGTTGGTCTGACACGGCCGGGGGAGACCAACATGCTTTCATCACCGGCCCCAATGGCGCAAACATGATGGACCTCAACTCCCTGGTTCATCTGCCCCCTGGCGTGACTCTAATTGAGGCGCACGGCCTCAATAATGCTGGACAGGTCATTGCCCTCGCAACCATCGTACCGGAACCGGAAGTCTATGCGCTGTTTCTTGCAGGCCTGGGTCTAGTCGGATTAATTGCGCACCGAAGGGGGATAAATAAAGGAGTTTTTTAA
- a CDS encoding SOS response-associated peptidase family protein, whose product MCGRFEQSETRRYYANALGVDTSEHSWEYGDHIAHYNIALGLCPWMITLNNGEIELIGMTWGYRTPQEAADKKKTWICARIEKAKTGRYFGTCFVKDE is encoded by the coding sequence ATGTGCGGCCGGTTTGAACAATCTGAAACACGGCGCTATTACGCAAACGCCCTTGGCGTTGACACAAGCGAGCATAGCTGGGAATACGGAGATCACATTGCCCACTACAATATCGCACTTGGCTTATGCCCTTGGATGATTACGCTCAACAATGGCGAGATTGAGCTTATCGGTATGACTTGGGGTTACAGGACTCCCCAAGAAGCTGCCGATAAAAAGAAAACATGGATATGTGCAAGGATAGAAAAGGCGAAAACTGGTCGATATTTCGGCACATGTTTCGTGAAGGACGAGTAA
- a CDS encoding PEP-CTERM sorting domain-containing protein: MIADNAINPIQRKARTREVFATLKKTSSLVLFCVCVYSGNSYANIPDISEVTQLQVTGVTAGQQIFQNNLPISIGASGIWNYEWTNITAQSGLYPLTGTLFIDGQQAETATLASFPYGPAAGTITASQSFDTSFGSFGNFALGPHTASVQVPGSDFSPSVNFVVVVPEPETYAMMLAGLGLLGWRLRRSRS, from the coding sequence ATGATTGCAGATAACGCAATAAATCCAATTCAAAGGAAAGCAAGGACGCGAGAGGTGTTTGCAACACTGAAAAAAACCTCCAGTCTCGTCTTGTTTTGTGTGTGCGTTTATTCCGGAAATTCGTACGCTAACATACCGGATATTTCAGAAGTAACTCAATTACAAGTAACTGGTGTTACCGCTGGTCAACAGATCTTTCAGAATAACTTGCCTATTTCTATAGGTGCCTCTGGAATCTGGAATTACGAGTGGACAAACATTACCGCACAATCAGGCTTGTATCCCCTCACTGGCACACTGTTCATAGATGGTCAACAGGCGGAGACAGCGACACTCGCGTCATTCCCCTACGGGCCAGCTGCCGGAACGATTACTGCATCACAGTCCTTCGATACATCGTTTGGAAGTTTCGGCAACTTTGCCCTTGGACCTCACACAGCTTCTGTGCAAGTCCCTGGGTCCGACTTTTCTCCGTCAGTTAACTTTGTTGTAGTCGTTCCCGAACCGGAAACGTACGCCATGATGTTGGCTGGTCTGGGTCTGTTGGGATGGCGTCTTCGCCGCTCCCGCAGTTGA
- a CDS encoding PEP-CTERM sorting domain-containing protein: MSRNIVFIIGALFIAPVQAVPLGTASWTSWTSSTSGSFTQDSNSINVTYTGSTFGVNYGSHFYNVPASFTNSEVTNTPGTNGTLLMTGGTTQINGFHFSHAVVDPIISLFSVGQSGVPVSFNFLNDVTLSILSQGAGNWGAGLLTQTGNSITGWEGNGLLQFHGTYTDIEFTTPNYEFYYGATVGALAASAVAPTSVPEPATYALILMGLGMVGWTRRRHQGLDRGLGVQDRIGLLHSG, translated from the coding sequence ATGAGCAGAAATATCGTTTTCATCATTGGCGCTTTGTTTATAGCACCTGTTCAGGCGGTGCCACTCGGTACGGCCAGCTGGACGAGCTGGACGTCATCGACAAGCGGCAGCTTTACCCAGGATTCCAACAGTATCAACGTGACCTATACCGGAAGTACCTTCGGCGTGAACTATGGCTCACACTTCTATAATGTTCCAGCTTCATTTACGAATAGCGAAGTGACAAACACCCCGGGAACCAATGGGACGCTTCTGATGACGGGCGGTACAACCCAAATAAACGGTTTTCATTTTTCCCACGCGGTAGTTGACCCAATAATCAGTCTTTTTAGCGTCGGTCAGTCAGGAGTTCCGGTTTCATTCAATTTCCTCAACGACGTGACACTCAGCATACTGAGCCAGGGCGCTGGAAACTGGGGCGCCGGCTTGCTTACCCAAACCGGCAACTCGATCACCGGTTGGGAAGGCAACGGCCTACTTCAGTTCCACGGCACCTACACCGACATTGAATTTACTACTCCAAATTATGAGTTTTATTACGGCGCCACTGTTGGGGCTCTCGCAGCGAGTGCAGTAGCCCCGACCTCTGTCCCTGAGCCGGCGACCTACGCACTAATTTTGATGGGACTGGGTATGGTCGGCTGGACGCGCCGCAGGCACCAAGGTCTCGACAGAGGCCTTGGTGTCCAGGACCGTATCGGACTACTTCACAGTGGTTAG
- a CDS encoding PEP-CTERM sorting domain-containing protein: MVSTTPGVVGSFNGHAFVTGPNGAGMTDLNSLVSLPANVVLTAATAINNHGQVVVNASIVPEPETYALMLAGLGLIGFLTRRKNAENRT; encoded by the coding sequence ATGGTATCAACGACGCCGGGCGTGGTGGGGTCCTTCAACGGGCATGCTTTCGTTACCGGGCCAAATGGCGCGGGGATGACCGATCTTAACTCCTTGGTGAGCCTTCCGGCCAACGTCGTCTTGACAGCCGCAACAGCAATCAACAACCATGGACAGGTCGTCGTGAATGCCTCCATTGTTCCCGAACCCGAAACCTATGCATTGATGCTGGCCGGCTTGGGCCTGATCGGATTTTTGACGCGCCGTAAGAACGCAGAAAATCGAACTTAG
- a CDS encoding PEP-CTERM sorting domain-containing protein, whose product MKSEGMKIAAGLVTVALMTGAGSAQAVTWEIMGKLTVEHALQTPQELLSLEGTPFSAYLSYDENASPTSTPSPEFTNYGNQGSFKVNTEMGTATGAFENLQTYIFVGPITHASNFNGYGSQVGLTGPIASLGLVTQAFDFQFQDLPLGGTGGLSDFALPSELNLNEFNGSNFIRLSFLSAEGNPLDTRLLGVMDSVSAIPEPQTYMMLLAGLSLLGWRLRHTRGG is encoded by the coding sequence ATGAAATCGGAAGGAATGAAGATAGCTGCCGGACTTGTGACTGTTGCTTTGATGACCGGAGCAGGCAGCGCCCAAGCGGTTACATGGGAGATAATGGGGAAACTCACTGTTGAACATGCGCTTCAAACACCCCAGGAGTTGCTAAGCCTTGAGGGCACTCCGTTCTCCGCGTATCTCAGTTATGACGAAAATGCATCGCCAACCTCAACGCCATCGCCCGAATTTACTAATTACGGCAATCAGGGCAGCTTCAAGGTCAATACCGAAATGGGTACTGCAACGGGCGCGTTCGAAAATTTGCAGACCTACATATTTGTTGGGCCAATTACACATGCAAGCAATTTTAATGGGTATGGTTCCCAAGTGGGGCTTACAGGTCCTATAGCATCGTTGGGTCTGGTCACACAAGCCTTTGACTTCCAGTTTCAAGATTTGCCATTGGGCGGGACCGGAGGGCTGAGCGATTTCGCTTTGCCAAGCGAACTTAATCTTAATGAATTTAACGGCTCTAATTTCATTCGCCTTTCATTTTTATCTGCCGAAGGAAACCCTCTTGATACTCGATTGTTAGGAGTGATGGACAGCGTGTCAGCCATTCCGGAACCTCAAACCTACATGATGCTATTGGCCGGACTTAGTTTGTTGGGTTGGCGGCTCCGTCATACTAGGGGCGGCTAA